In Myxococcus stipitatus, the following are encoded in one genomic region:
- a CDS encoding 3-dehydroquinate synthase family protein: MNPYPPGAYRPPNDRWGPFSRLARRLPEGSLAVVDRTVARLHPDLIPALEARAPRAIVQLVGGESAKSFKALEKVLAAGLSLPRSGTLLAVGGGTVGDVSTVAAHLLKRGVRLVQVPTTLLAAVDSSLGGKGAVDLTVKGRVVKNPAGVFHYAEESWVCPELFSTLSPTQVREGSLEAWKMVISLDAALFRRYVRKPPPLEKLVKDARGLKERVCAKDPYEHTGLRRVLNFGHTFGHVLESVSRFKLSHGDAVGLGILLALDVGRHLGVTPEPVAAQAESALAEGPGVLGRERVASLLRPASLKDIATLLDADKKAGAKGELRMVLLTAIGSTEVRDVAPETWRALWPSWTKGVRP, translated from the coding sequence ATGAACCCCTACCCTCCCGGCGCCTACCGTCCTCCCAACGACCGCTGGGGTCCGTTCTCCCGTCTCGCCCGGCGCCTGCCCGAAGGCAGTCTCGCCGTGGTGGACCGCACCGTCGCGCGCCTCCACCCCGACCTCATCCCCGCGCTGGAGGCTCGCGCGCCTCGCGCCATCGTCCAGTTGGTGGGCGGTGAGAGCGCCAAGAGCTTCAAGGCGCTGGAGAAGGTGCTCGCCGCGGGGCTGTCCCTGCCGCGCTCGGGCACGCTGTTGGCCGTGGGCGGAGGCACCGTGGGCGATGTGTCCACCGTCGCCGCGCACCTGCTCAAGCGCGGCGTGCGGCTGGTGCAGGTCCCCACGACGCTCCTGGCCGCGGTCGACAGCAGCCTGGGTGGAAAGGGCGCGGTGGACCTCACCGTGAAGGGGCGCGTGGTGAAGAACCCCGCGGGCGTCTTCCACTACGCCGAGGAGTCGTGGGTCTGTCCGGAGCTGTTCTCGACGCTGTCGCCCACCCAGGTGCGTGAGGGCTCGCTCGAGGCCTGGAAGATGGTCATCAGCCTGGATGCCGCCCTCTTCCGCCGCTACGTGCGCAAGCCGCCCCCGCTCGAGAAGCTGGTGAAGGACGCACGCGGCCTCAAGGAGCGCGTCTGCGCCAAGGACCCCTACGAGCACACGGGCCTGCGCCGGGTGCTCAACTTCGGTCACACCTTCGGCCATGTGTTGGAGAGCGTGTCGCGTTTCAAGCTGTCTCACGGCGACGCGGTGGGCCTGGGAATCCTCCTGGCCCTCGACGTGGGCCGCCACCTGGGCGTCACCCCGGAGCCCGTGGCCGCCCAGGCCGAGTCCGCGCTCGCCGAAGGCCCCGGAGTCCTGGGCCGGGAGCGCGTCGCCTCGCTGCTGCGTCCCGCCTCGCTCAAGGACATCGCCACGCTGCTCGACGCCGACAAGAAGGCCGGCGCGAAGGGGGAGCTGCGCATGGTGCTGCTGACGGCCATCGGCTCCACCGAGGTCCGCGACGTCGCGCCCGAGACCTGGCGCGCCCTGTGGCCCTCCTGGACGAAGGGAGTGCGCCCATGA
- the aroC gene encoding chorismate synthase, whose product MNTFGTLFRVTTFGESHGPALGAVVDGCPAGVPLTRERIQAALDRRRPGQSSLVTPRNEPDQVEILSGVFEDKTLGTPIAAIVRNTNQRSGDYEQLKQVDRPGHADAVWRERYKHRDHRGGGRTSGRETLCRVIGGTIAEAYLERDLPTVRTVAYVSQVGELVAAVPALGLTRAMVDAHPTRCPDLAVREEMSRRILAAKEAGDSLGGSIDVRVEGLPVGLGEPIFGKIKALIAQALGSVGAITGVMWGPPDLLERIGQPGTQFHSVKDVYGGIQGGLTNGEPLQVRAYFKPPATLADHAKGGRHDPCIMPRAVPVLESMVSLVIADLVQQMNARPHSL is encoded by the coding sequence ATGAACACCTTCGGCACCCTCTTTCGCGTGACGACATTTGGCGAGAGTCACGGCCCGGCGCTTGGGGCGGTGGTGGATGGCTGCCCCGCGGGCGTTCCCCTCACGCGCGAGCGCATCCAGGCCGCGTTGGATCGCCGTCGCCCCGGACAGTCGTCGCTCGTCACGCCGCGCAACGAGCCGGACCAGGTGGAGATCCTCTCGGGTGTCTTCGAGGACAAGACGCTCGGCACGCCCATCGCGGCCATCGTCCGCAACACCAACCAGCGCTCTGGCGACTACGAGCAGCTCAAGCAGGTGGACCGGCCCGGCCACGCGGACGCCGTGTGGCGCGAGCGCTACAAGCACCGCGACCACCGAGGCGGTGGCCGCACCAGCGGACGTGAGACGCTCTGCCGCGTCATCGGCGGCACCATCGCCGAGGCCTATCTGGAGCGAGACCTGCCCACCGTCCGCACCGTCGCGTACGTGTCCCAGGTAGGTGAACTCGTCGCCGCCGTGCCCGCGCTCGGATTGACCCGGGCGATGGTGGACGCGCACCCGACGCGCTGCCCGGACCTCGCCGTCCGAGAGGAGATGTCCCGCCGCATCCTCGCGGCCAAGGAGGCCGGGGACAGCCTGGGCGGCTCCATCGACGTGCGCGTCGAGGGCCTCCCCGTGGGGCTGGGCGAGCCCATCTTCGGGAAGATCAAGGCGCTCATCGCCCAGGCCCTGGGCAGCGTGGGCGCCATCACCGGAGTCATGTGGGGCCCGCCGGATCTGCTCGAGCGCATTGGCCAGCCCGGCACCCAGTTCCACTCCGTGAAGGACGTCTACGGCGGCATCCAGGGCGGTCTCACCAACGGCGAGCCGCTCCAGGTCCGCGCCTACTTCAAACCCCCAGCGACGCTGGCGGACCACGCGAAGGGTGGCCGTCACGACCCGTGCATCATGCCCCGCGCCGTTCCGGTGCTGGAGTCCATGGTGTCGCTGGTCATCGCAGACCTCGTCCAACAGATGAACGCACGCCCCCACAGCCTATGA
- a CDS encoding shikimate dehydrogenase — protein sequence MTPARRVVTLPPTLLGSDAVHFARECQRRGAEVLEIRTDLHAPDAVDPAALAKVLPLLVSERGKPLPSSWVSAAWRVDRDLMDATGHHGSLDAPSGKLLASHHAERQLSTDEALRLWERDLPADALVKHVEPMAHPDHVRTLLETQRRMMDRFGPTRVTVLGMGSIALPARAVLARNNVLDYVAAGGSWAAAPGQRLLDDVVREWRGADRTTLPAPLRLGIFGTSITHSRSPRIHRQPFDRIDIPEDGPVEALLDSLLSSHAGFAVTSPFKMRLARHTGSSLDAINTLVRRGNRWESFNTDTEGARKVLERLGAEDVFVLGDGGATSALRTVATERGQALRILRRADIQGPLTGAGVWTWPDRVAAPDSLRFERACVAVIAYGAPGRRIAAEISRRGGTPVLLGAAWFVAQARRQRELWETAT from the coding sequence GTGACACCCGCCCGGCGTGTCGTGACGTTGCCTCCCACCCTGCTCGGCTCCGACGCCGTGCACTTCGCGCGGGAGTGTCAGCGTCGCGGCGCCGAGGTGCTGGAGATCCGCACCGACCTGCACGCCCCCGACGCGGTGGACCCGGCAGCTCTCGCGAAGGTGCTCCCGCTGCTGGTCTCCGAGCGCGGCAAGCCGCTGCCCTCTTCCTGGGTCTCCGCGGCGTGGCGCGTGGACCGGGACTTGATGGACGCCACCGGGCACCATGGCTCGCTCGATGCGCCCTCCGGCAAGCTGCTCGCGTCCCACCACGCGGAGCGACAGCTCAGCACCGATGAAGCACTGCGCCTCTGGGAGCGCGACCTGCCGGCCGATGCCCTCGTGAAACACGTGGAGCCCATGGCCCATCCGGACCACGTCCGCACGCTGCTGGAGACGCAGCGGAGGATGATGGATCGGTTCGGCCCGACACGTGTCACAGTGCTCGGCATGGGCTCCATCGCGCTGCCCGCGCGCGCGGTGCTGGCCCGGAACAACGTGCTCGACTACGTGGCCGCGGGGGGTTCGTGGGCCGCGGCTCCGGGTCAGCGGCTCCTCGACGACGTCGTGCGCGAATGGCGCGGCGCGGACCGAACCACCCTGCCCGCTCCCCTGCGGCTGGGCATCTTCGGCACGTCCATCACCCACTCGCGCTCGCCTCGCATCCACCGCCAGCCCTTCGACCGCATCGACATTCCCGAGGACGGACCGGTCGAGGCGCTCTTGGACTCGCTGCTTTCGAGCCACGCGGGCTTCGCCGTCACCAGCCCGTTCAAGATGCGGTTGGCCCGGCACACGGGCTCGTCGCTCGATGCCATCAACACGCTGGTGCGCCGAGGCAACCGGTGGGAGTCCTTCAACACGGACACCGAAGGAGCCCGCAAGGTGCTGGAGCGCCTGGGCGCCGAAGACGTGTTCGTGTTGGGTGACGGCGGCGCAACATCCGCCCTCCGCACCGTGGCCACCGAACGAGGCCAGGCGCTGCGCATCCTCCGGCGCGCGGACATACAAGGCCCACTCACGGGGGCCGGCGTCTGGACGTGGCCGGACCGCGTGGCCGCCCCGGATTCCCTGCGATTCGAGCGAGCATGCGTCGCGGTGATCGCATACGGTGCCCCCGGCCGGCGCATCGCCGCGGAGATTTCGCGGCGCGGAGGCACCCCTGTCCTGCTGGGCGCGGCGTGGTTCGTCGCACAGGCCCGGCGTCAACGCGAACTCTGGGAGACAGCGACATGA
- a CDS encoding shikimate kinase gives MDPRLAPALREALARPGPVPRPDAGQTVVLCGHRSAGKSTLLPRVAGLLERRGVDLDAHLEHLHGRPLKTWVAQSPAEFRAAERRALLELPRGGLVAVGGGFLSHHPDALAGMFTLLIPVTFETYRERLMADRTRPRLRPDVTLEEEISSVFHEREALHARVPTIALVDFLRGCLHPEESP, from the coding sequence GTGGATCCCCGGCTCGCGCCGGCGCTGAGAGAAGCCCTGGCGCGTCCAGGGCCCGTGCCCCGGCCGGACGCCGGGCAGACCGTGGTGCTGTGTGGCCACCGGAGCGCTGGCAAGTCCACGCTCCTGCCTCGAGTCGCTGGATTGCTCGAGCGGCGGGGCGTGGACCTGGATGCCCACCTGGAGCATCTCCACGGGCGTCCGCTGAAGACCTGGGTGGCGCAGTCCCCCGCCGAGTTCCGCGCCGCCGAGCGCCGCGCCCTGCTGGAGCTTCCACGCGGTGGACTGGTCGCGGTGGGAGGTGGCTTCCTGTCGCACCACCCGGACGCGCTCGCGGGAATGTTCACCCTGCTCATCCCGGTCACCTTCGAGACCTACCGGGAGCGATTGATGGCGGACCGGACGCGGCCTCGGCTGAGACCGGACGTCACGCTGGAGGAGGAGATCTCCTCCGTCTTCCATGAGCGCGAGGCCCTGCACGCCCGCGTCCCCACCATCGCCCTGGTGGACTTCCTCCGGGGCTGCCTCCACCCAGAGGAGTCCCCGTGA